Genomic DNA from Nitrosospira lacus:
TGACCCGCCATCGAGCCGCGCGCCACCCTCATAGGCCCGCGCAACTTTTCGTGCGCATGGTCAAGGGCAAGCTCCACCACGTCGCGGGCAGTGCCGTTGTCGTGCGCAAGAGTGGAAAATGAACTGCGCCAGCCGTGGGGCGAATGTTTCCCATTAAGAGCCTTGACCGTACAATGGGATCACCTTCGCACCAGCTTCTATTGAATCCAAATAATCCGCCCACTGTTGCATCATTCGCTTGCGCTCGGGCAGATACTCAGCGCGATTATAGGCACCCCTCACTTCGTTGCGTTCGCAATGGGCAAGCTGACGCTCAATCACATCCGGATTGAAGCCGGTCTCGTTGAGGATTGTAGAGGCTACAGCACGGAAACCGTGCCCTGTCATTTTTCCCTTGTAGCCGAGGCGATAAAGCGCAAACAGCATGGTGTTATTGCTGATGGGCTTGTCCTGGTTGCGGCCGGGGAATACGAAGCGGCTGCCACCTGATATTTCCTTGAGTTCCGCCAGCATCGTGAGTGCCTGCCCTGACAGCGGGACAACATGTTCCGCTTTCATCTTCATGCGCCCGGCTGGGATGATCCACAAGGCATTATTCAGATCGAATTCCCCCCACTCCGCGCCTATTAGTTCATTGGTGCGTACAAAGGTTTGCGCAAGCAGTTGCAAAGCAAGACGGGTTTGCTTGTCGCCGGTTTCATCATACTTGGCGATCGCACGTAACAACTCTGGCAATTCCTCGGGACGGACAGCGGCTTGATGCTGTTTCTTGTGTGGGGTCAGCGCACCGCGCAAGTCGGTGGATAGATCGTGGGTACAGCGCCCGGTGGCAATGCCATAGCGAAACACCTGCCCGCATACTTGCAGGACACGATGGGC
This window encodes:
- a CDS encoding tyrosine-type recombinase/integrase is translated as MASKLNLLSDADCRNATSQGKKIHKLHDGGGLLLWIYEDGRKFWRLRYWIASKEKSLSFGSYPQISLKKARIKRDEQRKVLDADLDPSAERKATNLRKKLANVNSFEAVAMEWYNKQLHTWVPHHASDVRRRLENNIFPTLGKRPIGEIQAPELLQTVRKIEARGAYDLAHRVLQVCGQVFRYGIATGRCTHDLSTDLRGALTPHKKQHQAAVRPEELPELLRAIAKYDETGDKQTRLALQLLAQTFVRTNELIGAEWGEFDLNNALWIIPAGRMKMKAEHVVPLSGQALTMLAELKEISGGSRFVFPGRNQDKPISNNTMLFALYRLGYKGKMTGHGFRAVASTILNETGFNPDVIERQLAHCERNEVRGAYNRAEYLPERKRMMQQWADYLDSIEAGAKVIPLYGQGS